The following coding sequences lie in one Alloacidobacterium dinghuense genomic window:
- the msrA gene encoding peptide-methionine (S)-S-oxide reductase MsrA, which yields MLRRILCGFVVASCVAIAIAQIETPRSTPIPAAETDAALAAKHSKATAVFAGGCFWGTQAVFERVKGVVDTTAGYSGGSANTAHYNDVTTETTGHAESVRVVYDPSKITYGQLLRIFFSVAHDPTQLNRQGNDVGPSYRSVIFYGDEEQHRVADAYIKQLDAAHVFSRPIVTQVVPLKAFYAAEDYHQDYALKNPGNPYIEVCDRPKIAALKQQFPDLFQKYNGK from the coding sequence ATGCTTCGCCGAATACTGTGCGGGTTCGTTGTCGCTTCCTGTGTTGCCATCGCCATTGCCCAGATTGAAACTCCGCGATCGACGCCCATCCCTGCAGCGGAAACCGATGCAGCCTTGGCTGCGAAACATAGCAAAGCAACAGCCGTCTTCGCCGGAGGATGTTTTTGGGGCACGCAGGCAGTCTTTGAGCGCGTAAAGGGCGTCGTCGACACGACCGCAGGCTACTCTGGCGGCTCCGCCAACACCGCGCACTACAACGACGTCACCACAGAAACCACGGGACACGCCGAAAGCGTCCGCGTCGTCTACGATCCGTCGAAGATCACCTATGGCCAGCTGCTGCGCATCTTCTTCTCCGTCGCCCACGACCCTACACAGCTTAACCGCCAGGGGAATGACGTTGGCCCATCCTACCGGTCCGTAATTTTTTACGGGGATGAAGAGCAGCACCGCGTCGCCGACGCCTACATCAAACAACTCGACGCCGCGCACGTCTTCTCGCGCCCCATCGTGACGCAGGTTGTACCGCTCAAAGCCTTCTACGCAGCCGAGGACTATCACCAGGACTACGCCCTCAAGAACCCCGGCAACCCCTACATCGAAGTCTGCGACCGCCCCAAGATCGCAGCGCTCAAGCAGCAGTTCCCCGATCTCTTCCAGAAGTACAACGGCAAATAA
- a CDS encoding DUF3455 domain-containing protein translates to MRALILCTALITSAAAFSQQAPSSQASPSQAPSSPAPSTIELPPGTHELLLEAKGEGVQIYTCAQGKWVLKGPDAKLLDAQGAILGSHFAGPTWKLTDGSEVKGKAVASQPSPDADSVPWLLLQAVPGSGSGNFTDVNYIRRTGTRGGVAPKEGCTDGESRQPYTATYSFYSK, encoded by the coding sequence ATGCGAGCACTCATTCTTTGCACCGCTCTCATCACATCCGCTGCAGCGTTTTCGCAGCAGGCGCCATCGTCCCAGGCGTCGCCATCTCAGGCGCCATCATCCCCGGCTCCATCAACCATTGAACTGCCGCCCGGCACACACGAGCTGCTGCTCGAAGCAAAGGGCGAGGGCGTACAAATCTACACCTGCGCCCAGGGTAAGTGGGTTCTCAAAGGCCCCGACGCGAAGCTCCTCGACGCGCAGGGAGCAATCCTCGGCAGCCACTTCGCCGGACCGACATGGAAATTGACTGACGGCAGCGAAGTGAAGGGTAAGGCTGTCGCTTCGCAGCCATCACCCGATGCGGATTCCGTGCCGTGGCTGTTGCTTCAAGCTGTACCCGGCAGCGGCTCAGGAAACTTCACCGACGTCAACTACATCCGACGCACAGGCACTCGCGGCGGCGTCGCTCCCAAAGAAGGCTGTACCGACGGCGAATCCCGCCAACCCTACACCGCGACCTACAGCTTCTACAGCAAGTAG
- a CDS encoding serine hydrolase domain-containing protein: MTRQLIAALLCAATTLSAQTKTSATPREIKSFYESGLRRNGIIGSGLILIRNGEVILHDNYGRQSETEPVDDNTTYHWASVTKTFTGIAIMQLRDRGLLSLDDSLVKYIPELTAVHDAYGLVSAITIRQAMSHSSGFRDATWPWRDADWQPFEPAQWSQIVAMLPYSDIKFAPGSRYSYSNLAVVFLGEIIERLSGDQFEVYMEKNIFRPLGMDRSYYDRSPYTLLKYRSHSWDLKDGKLTEDPFDFNTGITRANGGLNAPLTDMLKYVCFLLGDPAHQTEYDAILKRSSLEEMWRPVLPVTPDEDFPSRAGAHDEVAESFFVHTDGTLKLIGHPGWQNGFRSQINIDPATRSAYIVDYNTDAQDTQKNTRSFNIELRDYLIDNFFKRRAATTE, translated from the coding sequence ATGACGCGCCAACTCATCGCAGCACTCCTCTGCGCCGCCACCACGCTTTCAGCCCAGACAAAAACTTCCGCAACACCGCGGGAAATCAAGTCCTTCTACGAATCCGGTCTGCGCCGCAACGGAATCATCGGCAGCGGCCTCATCCTTATCCGCAACGGCGAAGTCATACTGCATGACAACTACGGCCGTCAGAGCGAGACTGAACCCGTCGACGACAACACCACATATCACTGGGCCTCCGTCACCAAGACATTCACCGGAATCGCCATCATGCAGCTGCGCGACCGCGGCCTGCTCTCACTCGACGACTCGCTAGTCAAGTACATCCCCGAACTGACGGCCGTCCACGATGCCTACGGCCTCGTCTCCGCCATCACCATCCGCCAAGCCATGTCCCACTCGAGCGGCTTCCGTGATGCTACATGGCCCTGGCGCGACGCCGACTGGCAGCCCTTCGAGCCCGCACAGTGGTCGCAGATCGTCGCCATGCTGCCGTACTCCGACATCAAATTCGCGCCCGGCTCACGCTACAGCTACTCCAATCTCGCTGTCGTTTTCTTAGGTGAAATCATCGAGCGTCTCTCCGGAGATCAGTTTGAGGTCTACATGGAGAAGAACATCTTCCGTCCGCTCGGCATGGACCGCAGTTACTATGACCGCAGCCCTTACACGTTATTGAAATACCGCTCCCACAGCTGGGATCTCAAAGACGGCAAGCTGACTGAGGATCCATTCGACTTCAATACCGGCATCACCCGCGCCAACGGTGGCCTCAACGCGCCGCTTACGGACATGCTCAAGTACGTCTGCTTCCTGCTTGGCGATCCAGCACACCAAACCGAATACGATGCAATCTTGAAACGCTCTTCATTGGAAGAAATGTGGAGGCCAGTGCTTCCCGTCACGCCCGACGAAGACTTCCCATCGCGCGCAGGCGCGCATGACGAAGTAGCAGAAAGCTTCTTCGTGCACACTGACGGAACGTTGAAACTGATCGGTCATCCCGGCTGGCAGAATGGCTTCCGCAGCCAGATCAACATCGATCCGGCAACGCGCAGCGCCTACATCGTCGACTACAACACCGATGCGCAGGACACGCAAAAAAACACGCGCAGCTTCAACATCGAGCTGCGCGATTACCTCATCGACAACTTCTTCAAAAGACGTGCAGCAACAACAGAATAA
- a CDS encoding DUF3309 family protein — MLLIILIILLLVFGFGGYRMGPGIGYYGGGGISLILLILIILLLLHVF, encoded by the coding sequence ATGCTGTTAATCATTCTGATTATTCTGCTGCTGGTCTTTGGATTCGGCGGTTACCGTATGGGGCCCGGAATTGGTTATTACGGTGGCGGTGGAATCAGCCTGATCCTTTTGATCCTTATTATTCTGTTGTTGCTGCACGTCTTTTGA
- a CDS encoding RNA polymerase sigma factor, producing the protein MESAKVIAALTRLVRDVGIAEDLAQEALVAALEQWPESGIPEKPGAWLMTTAKHRALDLLRRRQMLDRKHEELGRELEAQELTVPDFNAALDDDIGDDLLRLMFIACHPVLSSEARVALTLRLLGGLTTDEIARAFLVPEATIAQRIVRAKRTLAQEHIPFEVPRGKELPQRLASVLGAIYLVFNEGYSATAGDDWMRPALCEDALRLGRILAELAPQEAEVHGLAALMEIQASRSAARTGPEGRPVLLLDQDRARWDRLLIRRGLAALERAGALGGSRGPYALQAAIAACHARALVADDTDWARIVSLYDELARIMPSPIVELNRAVAVSMASGPDAALALVDALTAEPSLKGYHLLPSVRGDLLAKLGRYDEARAECERAAQMTRNAREQELLLERAREFAARSSGIN; encoded by the coding sequence ATGGAGTCGGCAAAGGTGATTGCCGCGCTCACGCGACTCGTACGCGATGTCGGGATTGCCGAAGATCTGGCGCAGGAGGCGCTGGTGGCGGCGCTCGAGCAATGGCCGGAGTCGGGGATTCCGGAAAAGCCCGGTGCGTGGCTGATGACGACAGCGAAGCATCGCGCGCTCGATCTGCTGCGACGCAGGCAGATGCTCGATCGCAAACATGAAGAGCTGGGACGTGAACTGGAAGCTCAGGAGCTGACGGTGCCGGACTTCAACGCAGCTCTCGATGATGACATCGGCGACGATCTGCTACGGCTGATGTTTATTGCGTGTCATCCGGTGCTCTCGTCGGAAGCACGCGTTGCATTGACGCTGCGTTTGCTGGGCGGGTTGACGACGGACGAGATTGCACGGGCGTTTCTTGTTCCCGAAGCCACGATTGCGCAGCGCATAGTGCGCGCGAAGCGAACGCTGGCGCAGGAGCATATTCCTTTTGAGGTTCCGCGTGGGAAGGAGCTGCCACAGCGGTTGGCATCGGTGTTGGGCGCAATCTATTTGGTATTCAACGAAGGCTATTCGGCGACGGCGGGCGATGACTGGATGCGTCCTGCGCTTTGCGAAGATGCGCTGCGGTTGGGACGCATTCTTGCTGAGCTTGCTCCGCAGGAAGCCGAGGTGCATGGGCTGGCGGCGCTGATGGAGATTCAGGCGTCGCGCTCGGCGGCGCGGACCGGGCCTGAGGGACGGCCGGTGCTGCTGCTTGATCAGGATCGCGCACGATGGGATCGGCTTTTGATTCGGCGTGGCCTTGCGGCGCTGGAGCGTGCTGGTGCGTTGGGTGGTTCGCGTGGACCATATGCTTTGCAGGCGGCGATTGCAGCTTGTCATGCGCGGGCCCTGGTAGCAGACGATACAGACTGGGCGCGCATCGTGAGTCTTTATGACGAACTGGCGCGGATTATGCCTTCTCCGATTGTCGAGTTGAATCGCGCGGTTGCAGTAAGCATGGCTTCAGGTCCGGATGCGGCGTTGGCGTTAGTGGATGCGCTGACGGCGGAGCCATCGCTCAAGGGCTATCATCTGCTGCCGAGTGTGCGCGGGGACCTGCTGGCGAAACTTGGGCGGTATGACGAGGCGCGAGCGGAGTGCGAGCGTGCTGCGCAAATGACGCGGAATGCGCGAGAGCAGGAGCTTCTGCTGGAGCGGGCTCGCGAGTTCGCGGCGCGCTCAAGCGGGATCAATTGA
- a CDS encoding YciI family protein, with translation MRFVILRKSDATMESDAPASPELIEAMRQYDEEMKKAGVLVAVERLQPTSRGTRVRLSKGEFSTIDGPFAESKELVAGVTMVEVASREDAIAWIKRCPTLCSGDVEAEFEIRPVLAC, from the coding sequence ATGCGCTTTGTGATTCTGCGGAAGTCGGATGCGACGATGGAGTCGGATGCTCCAGCCAGTCCTGAGCTGATCGAAGCGATGCGGCAGTATGACGAGGAGATGAAGAAGGCTGGAGTGCTGGTCGCAGTTGAGCGGCTGCAGCCCACTTCGCGGGGTACGCGGGTTCGCTTGTCGAAGGGCGAGTTCTCGACGATTGATGGGCCGTTCGCGGAGTCGAAGGAACTGGTTGCCGGCGTCACGATGGTCGAGGTCGCTTCGAGGGAAGATGCGATTGCGTGGATCAAGCGCTGTCCTACGCTTTGCAGTGGAGATGTGGAAGCGGAATTTGAGATTCGGCCTGTACTCGCATGCTAA
- a CDS encoding VOC family protein yields the protein MQIDPHLGFRGNCEEAFTFYEKTFGGKIEFKMTYGESPMAAQFEPEWRNKIMHMSMRVGNRIVMGADGPPQHQEKPQGFCVCVAVDNAAEADRVFNALAEGGQVTMPIAETFWSPRFGMLTDRFGIPWMVNTNAATAA from the coding sequence ATGCAGATCGACCCACACTTGGGTTTTAGAGGCAATTGCGAGGAAGCATTCACGTTTTACGAGAAGACGTTTGGCGGCAAGATCGAATTCAAGATGACGTACGGCGAGTCGCCGATGGCGGCACAATTTGAGCCGGAGTGGCGAAACAAGATCATGCATATGTCAATGCGGGTGGGCAACAGGATTGTGATGGGCGCTGACGGGCCGCCGCAACACCAGGAGAAGCCGCAGGGGTTCTGCGTTTGCGTTGCGGTGGACAACGCGGCAGAGGCGGACCGGGTCTTCAATGCGTTGGCGGAAGGCGGGCAGGTGACTATGCCTATCGCCGAGACATTCTGGTCGCCGCGCTTTGGAATGCTGACCGATCGCTTTGGCATTCCCTGGATGGTGAACACCAACGCCGCAACGGCGGCTTGA
- a CDS encoding YciI family protein, which translates to MRFLCLYKPAQAEGIRPAQEDMEEMGKFVEEMMRSGKLVATEGCLPSVKGARVRLANGKFGVVDGPFTESKELVAGFALLQTDSKEEAIELTKRFLKVAGDGETEIRQVYEAGDLDVPCSRDQVQGAQLVEK; encoded by the coding sequence ATGCGATTTCTTTGTTTGTACAAGCCGGCGCAGGCAGAAGGCATTCGACCAGCGCAAGAGGACATGGAGGAGATGGGGAAGTTTGTTGAAGAAATGATGCGGTCGGGCAAACTGGTGGCGACGGAAGGATGTTTGCCAAGTGTGAAGGGCGCTCGCGTGCGACTGGCAAATGGAAAGTTTGGCGTGGTAGATGGACCGTTTACCGAATCGAAGGAACTGGTGGCGGGCTTTGCGCTGCTGCAGACGGATTCGAAGGAAGAAGCGATTGAACTGACGAAGCGCTTTCTGAAAGTTGCAGGCGACGGTGAGACAGAAATTCGCCAGGTGTATGAGGCTGGCGATCTGGATGTTCCCTGTTCTCGGGATCAGGTGCAGGGAGCACAACTGGTAGAGAAGTAA
- a CDS encoding YciI family protein, with protein MRVMVMVKATKDSEEGIHPEREEFQKLLADMGKFNEELVKAGVLLAADGLKPSSKGKRVRFSGTGRTVIDGPFSETKELVAGFWLWQVKSMEEAIEWVKRCPCPFPGVESEIEIRPLVEPEDFGEALAPEFKEHEERLRTQVAARN; from the coding sequence ATGCGAGTGATGGTGATGGTGAAGGCAACGAAGGATTCTGAAGAGGGCATTCATCCAGAGAGGGAAGAGTTTCAGAAGCTGCTGGCTGACATGGGGAAGTTCAACGAAGAGCTGGTAAAGGCGGGCGTGCTGCTGGCGGCGGACGGGCTGAAGCCGAGTTCGAAAGGCAAGCGCGTCCGGTTTTCGGGCACGGGGCGGACGGTGATTGATGGGCCGTTCTCGGAGACAAAGGAACTGGTCGCGGGGTTCTGGCTGTGGCAGGTGAAGTCGATGGAAGAGGCGATTGAGTGGGTGAAACGGTGCCCGTGCCCGTTTCCGGGGGTGGAGTCTGAAATTGAGATTCGTCCGCTGGTTGAGCCGGAGGATTTTGGCGAGGCGCTTGCCCCTGAGTTCAAAGAGCATGAAGAACGTCTGCGTACTCAGGTGGCGGCGCGCAATTAA
- a CDS encoding YciI family protein, whose amino-acid sequence MRFLIIYKPDHRAPCGPENMEEMEKRVDEAMKSGALLATGGLVPEGVKVRRKEGAVTITDGPYAEAKEMVAGFALFELESMEVAVESSKDFLRYAGDGECEIRPLMEGSRFADRD is encoded by the coding sequence ATGCGATTTTTGATCATTTACAAGCCGGACCATCGCGCTCCGTGTGGGCCCGAAAATATGGAGGAAATGGAAAAACGCGTGGATGAAGCAATGAAATCGGGTGCGCTGCTGGCCACGGGCGGGCTTGTGCCTGAGGGCGTGAAAGTTCGGCGGAAAGAGGGAGCGGTTACCATCACGGACGGTCCGTACGCGGAGGCAAAGGAGATGGTGGCCGGGTTTGCGCTATTCGAACTGGAGTCGATGGAAGTGGCGGTGGAGTCATCGAAGGACTTTCTGCGATATGCGGGCGATGGTGAGTGCGAGATTCGGCCACTGATGGAAGGCTCGCGGTTTGCGGACCGAGACTGA
- the ruvA gene encoding Holliday junction branch migration protein RuvA — protein MIAHLRGRLFSKQPGQAIVEAGGVGYDVTISVPTFTALPAEGAEVSLFIHTQVREDVLALFGFLELDEKRLFERLITVSGVGPKLAVTILSGLNPERTVTAIRAQDHATLTRIPGVGKKLAERLVVELKDKLEDMATAPAVVSAGPAAEDVLSALTNLGYQRPAAQKAIESAVAKNKAAGENFDELFRAALQLIR, from the coding sequence ATGATTGCGCATTTGCGGGGGCGGCTTTTTTCGAAACAACCGGGCCAGGCTATTGTCGAGGCCGGAGGCGTGGGGTATGACGTCACGATCAGCGTACCGACGTTTACGGCGTTGCCCGCGGAGGGGGCTGAGGTATCGCTCTTTATTCATACGCAGGTGCGCGAAGATGTGCTGGCACTCTTCGGGTTTCTGGAACTCGACGAGAAGCGGTTATTTGAGCGGCTGATTACTGTTTCGGGTGTTGGGCCGAAGCTGGCGGTGACGATCTTGAGCGGGCTGAATCCTGAGCGGACGGTGACGGCGATCCGCGCGCAGGATCATGCGACGCTGACGCGGATTCCGGGTGTGGGAAAGAAGCTGGCGGAGAGGCTGGTTGTCGAGTTGAAGGACAAGCTCGAAGACATGGCGACCGCGCCGGCGGTTGTTTCCGCTGGTCCGGCGGCTGAGGATGTGTTGTCGGCGTTGACGAACCTCGGATATCAGCGTCCGGCGGCGCAGAAGGCGATTGAGTCGGCAGTGGCAAAGAACAAGGCTGCCGGCGAGAACTTCGATGAGTTGTTCCGTGCCGCGTTGCAGTTGATTCGTTAG
- a CDS encoding Kdo hydroxylase family protein, producing the protein MAVIPISLEQLKSPSSAQQREWCAKLEAGDILYFLQTPIAIAESDLQFLLGQQQTDSSLHKNIAYKPNIDKLSGVDTRTADAAAVARLQGVMRQYSKSVTEFLATFLAPYKANWQLDYASFRPQEEEGRDLPQRRRNDLLHTDAFPTRPTYGARILRFFNNIHPTRTRDWIVSDPFATIVKQFAPAEIAPRVDTAFSRATKSFGRGVGLGAAIPAIKRSPYDDFMMRFHNFLKENPGFQSSCPKHSFNFPPGTSWMVYTDTVPHAVLAGQYALEQTFLVRPEALVTPETSPLKVLEGIAGAALI; encoded by the coding sequence ATGGCAGTCATCCCCATTTCGCTCGAACAACTCAAATCGCCGTCGTCCGCACAACAGCGTGAATGGTGCGCAAAGCTCGAAGCCGGAGACATCCTCTACTTCCTGCAGACACCCATCGCCATCGCCGAAAGCGATCTGCAATTCCTTTTAGGCCAACAGCAGACCGACAGCTCGCTGCACAAGAACATCGCCTACAAGCCCAACATCGACAAGCTCAGCGGCGTCGACACCAGGACCGCCGACGCAGCCGCCGTAGCGCGCCTGCAAGGAGTCATGCGGCAGTATTCAAAGTCTGTCACCGAATTCCTGGCCACCTTTCTCGCGCCCTACAAAGCCAACTGGCAACTCGATTACGCCAGCTTCCGCCCACAAGAAGAAGAGGGCCGCGACCTGCCGCAGCGCCGCCGCAACGACCTGCTGCACACCGACGCTTTCCCCACGCGCCCCACGTATGGCGCGCGCATTCTCCGCTTCTTCAATAACATCCACCCCACGCGCACTCGCGACTGGATCGTCAGCGACCCCTTCGCCACCATCGTCAAGCAGTTCGCGCCCGCCGAGATCGCCCCGCGCGTCGACACCGCCTTCAGCCGTGCCACCAAATCCTTCGGCCGCGGCGTCGGGCTCGGAGCCGCGATTCCCGCCATCAAACGCAGCCCATACGACGACTTCATGATGCGCTTCCACAACTTCCTCAAAGAGAATCCCGGTTTCCAATCCAGCTGCCCGAAGCACAGCTTCAACTTCCCTCCGGGCACCAGCTGGATGGTCTATACCGACACCGTCCCCCACGCCGTCCTCGCCGGGCAGTACGCCCTCGAGCAGACCTTCCTCGTCCGCCCCGAAGCGTTGGTCACGCCGGAAACCTCACCGCTCAAAGTTTTGGAAGGAATTGCGGGCGCAGCGCTGATCTAA
- a CDS encoding Lnb N-terminal periplasmic domain-containing protein, giving the protein MAKIGLLRKIWRGFVWFVLLLMTIWAVAALSFDVRIAWLRIPCVIVYLATVAAVLRVIKCFRYRILGCLGCFVIVLGWWLSLRPSNEGDWQADVSRLAYGQVNGDHITIYNTRSCDYRAEFDYTCTWPTREVDLKQIRGMDVFVDYWGSPWIAHTIISFDVGNGQYVSFSIEARKHVGQSYSAIRGFFRQFTLISVVSDERDVVRLRTNYRVGEDLYLFHTTATVPFARSLFLDYIGFTNNLHDHPQWYNAATSNCTTEIFALKTMRSQPRNWTILLNGKGAAEQYREGNLAGDGLPFDELMKRAYINPAAKAADKNPEFSEKIRENRPGFH; this is encoded by the coding sequence ATGGCTAAGATCGGTCTTCTTCGCAAAATCTGGCGTGGCTTTGTCTGGTTCGTTCTGCTGTTGATGACGATCTGGGCGGTGGCCGCGCTTTCCTTTGATGTGCGCATCGCGTGGCTGCGCATTCCCTGCGTGATTGTTTATCTGGCTACGGTGGCCGCGGTCCTGCGGGTCATCAAGTGCTTCCGCTATCGCATACTGGGCTGCCTGGGTTGCTTTGTGATCGTGCTTGGGTGGTGGCTTTCGCTGCGGCCTTCGAACGAGGGTGACTGGCAAGCGGATGTTTCGCGGCTTGCTTATGGGCAGGTGAATGGTGATCACATCACCATCTACAACACGCGCAGCTGCGACTATCGCGCCGAGTTTGATTACACGTGTACATGGCCGACGCGCGAGGTGGACCTCAAGCAGATTCGCGGCATGGATGTGTTTGTGGATTACTGGGGCTCGCCGTGGATTGCGCACACGATCATCAGCTTTGATGTTGGCAATGGGCAGTACGTATCGTTTTCCATTGAGGCACGCAAGCATGTGGGGCAAAGCTATTCAGCGATTCGCGGATTCTTTCGGCAGTTCACCCTGATTTCGGTTGTGAGCGATGAGCGCGATGTGGTGCGACTGCGCACAAACTATCGCGTGGGCGAAGATCTTTACCTTTTTCATACGACCGCTACGGTTCCGTTTGCGCGGTCGCTGTTTCTGGATTACATCGGATTTACGAACAATCTGCATGATCATCCGCAGTGGTACAACGCTGCGACCAGCAACTGTACGACAGAGATTTTCGCGCTCAAGACGATGCGCAGCCAGCCGCGTAATTGGACGATTCTTTTGAATGGCAAAGGCGCGGCGGAGCAGTATCGCGAAGGCAACCTTGCCGGTGATGGGCTGCCGTTTGATGAGCTTATGAAACGGGCTTATATCAACCCCGCGGCGAAGGCTGCGGATAAGAATCCGGAGTTTTCGGAGAAGATCCGGGAGAATCGGCCGGGATTTCACTAG
- a CDS encoding DHA2 family efflux MFS transporter permease subunit — translation MSTATLARPRVPADVAPASRAINPWAVAITVTLATFMELLDTSIANVSLPHIAGGLGSSFDEATWVLTSYLVANAVVLPLSAWLSRVFGRKRYYMMCVGLFTVTSFLCGIAPTLGFLLLFRVMQGIGGGGLAPVEQAILVDTFPANKRAAAFALYSMAIVTAPAIGPPLGGWITDSFSWRWVFFINVPIGIVSLILSSRLVHDPPQFKEEISRLRASGKLKIDGLGIGLIAIGFGCLEVVLDRGQIDDWFGSSTIITLLVAAIVTLVIAVVWEWRHSDPVVELKLLRERNFAASTIFYFLFGFVLFGSTTMIPEILQTLYGYTATDAGLVLGPGALVITVLAPFTARLVQSGKVNPRHLIMFSYAVVAASMWYYASFTPQTDYFHYAMARVLQGFGYAFLFVPVSVMAYSYLPPQKNNKASSLTNLARNWGGSFGVAFVTTFHERRMDLHQARLSDTLAHGLPLVDATRDSLTKSFERLGFSHADAVTHASGQMYNQLLGQASLLGFTDCFHLLGLVALAGIPVVFFTKNFKPGGGSGGGH, via the coding sequence ATGAGCACAGCGACTTTAGCCCGTCCTCGGGTACCTGCCGATGTCGCGCCGGCTTCACGCGCAATCAACCCGTGGGCGGTCGCGATTACGGTCACGCTGGCTACGTTCATGGAGCTGCTCGATACGTCGATTGCCAACGTTTCTCTGCCGCACATTGCAGGCGGTCTGGGGTCGAGCTTCGATGAGGCTACGTGGGTGCTGACCTCGTATCTGGTTGCCAATGCTGTGGTCCTGCCGCTGAGCGCGTGGCTTTCCCGCGTCTTTGGGCGCAAGCGCTACTACATGATGTGCGTCGGGCTGTTTACAGTTACATCGTTTTTGTGCGGCATTGCGCCGACGCTCGGGTTCCTACTGCTGTTCCGCGTTATGCAGGGGATTGGCGGCGGCGGGCTCGCTCCGGTGGAGCAGGCGATTCTGGTAGACACATTCCCGGCGAACAAGAGGGCAGCTGCGTTTGCACTGTACAGCATGGCGATTGTGACCGCGCCGGCAATCGGGCCGCCGCTGGGTGGGTGGATTACGGACAGCTTTTCGTGGCGCTGGGTTTTCTTTATCAATGTGCCGATCGGGATTGTGTCATTGATCCTGAGCAGCCGGCTGGTGCATGATCCGCCGCAGTTCAAGGAAGAGATTTCCAGGTTGCGCGCGAGCGGCAAGCTGAAGATTGACGGGCTGGGGATTGGACTGATTGCGATAGGTTTTGGCTGCCTTGAAGTGGTGCTCGACCGCGGGCAGATTGATGACTGGTTTGGCAGCTCGACAATTATCACGCTGCTGGTTGCTGCGATTGTCACGCTGGTGATCGCGGTCGTCTGGGAATGGCGGCACAGCGATCCGGTTGTGGAACTGAAGCTGCTCAGGGAACGCAATTTTGCCGCGTCCACGATTTTCTATTTCCTCTTCGGATTTGTGCTCTTCGGCAGCACAACGATGATCCCGGAGATTCTGCAGACGCTCTACGGATACACGGCGACGGATGCGGGACTCGTGCTCGGACCGGGCGCGCTGGTCATTACAGTTCTCGCGCCTTTTACGGCACGGCTGGTGCAGTCGGGAAAGGTAAATCCGCGGCACCTGATTATGTTCAGCTATGCGGTGGTTGCCGCTTCGATGTGGTATTACGCGAGCTTCACACCCCAGACGGATTATTTTCATTATGCGATGGCGCGTGTACTGCAGGGATTCGGCTATGCGTTCCTGTTTGTTCCTGTGAGCGTGATGGCGTATTCGTATCTGCCTCCGCAGAAGAACAACAAGGCGTCGAGCCTTACGAATCTGGCGCGCAACTGGGGCGGTAGCTTCGGCGTGGCGTTTGTCACCACCTTCCATGAGAGGCGCATGGATCTGCACCAGGCTCGGCTAAGCGACACGCTGGCCCATGGTTTGCCCCTGGTCGATGCAACACGCGATTCTTTGACGAAGAGCTTTGAGCGGCTTGGCTTCTCTCATGCGGACGCGGTTACGCATGCGAGTGGGCAGATGTACAACCAGTTACTGGGGCAGGCGAGCCTGCTCGGGTTCACGGATTGCTTTCATCTGCTTGGGTTGGTTGCGCTGGCGGGGATTCCTGTCGTCTTCTTCACGAAGAACTTCAAGCCGGGCGGGGGCTCTGGCGGCGGCCACTGA